One Desulforhopalus sp. DNA segment encodes these proteins:
- a CDS encoding glycosyltransferase family 2 protein translates to MRDELTVIVPVFNEQECLAAFFRELDRFVSTAPLTVHALFVNDGSTDNSLQILNENCRERTFCSVLSLDGNYGLSTAIKAGIDHCATSLIGYIDADLQTHPSDFLAYLGFFPEYDMVNGIRQKRQDGLIKRLSSKIANSYRRLMINDKILDTCCPLKIIKTSFARQMPFFIGMHRFIPALVQLQGGRVKQIPIAHYPRHAGTSKYHLWNRLIGPFFDTLAFRWIRSRYIRYGVAKQNS, encoded by the coding sequence ATGAGAGACGAACTCACTGTTATAGTGCCGGTATTCAACGAGCAGGAGTGTCTCGCGGCTTTTTTCCGAGAGCTTGACCGCTTTGTTTCGACCGCGCCGCTGACTGTCCACGCCCTCTTTGTCAACGATGGATCGACTGACAACAGTCTACAGATACTCAATGAAAACTGCCGGGAGCGAACATTCTGCTCCGTCCTCTCGCTGGATGGTAATTATGGTCTGAGCACCGCGATAAAGGCGGGCATTGACCACTGCGCCACCTCGCTCATCGGCTATATCGACGCCGATCTGCAGACCCATCCCAGCGATTTCCTCGCCTATCTCGGATTCTTCCCGGAATACGACATGGTAAACGGCATCAGGCAAAAACGACAGGATGGACTCATTAAAAGATTATCCTCAAAAATCGCCAATTCCTACCGAAGGCTGATGATCAACGACAAGATCCTCGATACCTGTTGTCCCTTAAAAATAATCAAGACATCCTTTGCCCGGCAAATGCCCTTCTTCATAGGCATGCATCGCTTTATTCCTGCTCTCGTTCAGCTGCAGGGCGGCAGGGTGAAGCAGATTCCCATAGCCCATTATCCCCGTCATGCCGGCACGAGCAAATACCATCTCTGGAACCGCCTTATCGGCCCATTTTTTGATACCCTGGCTTTTCGCTGGATCCGCAGCCGCTACATCCGCTATGGGGTAGCGAAGCAAAATTCATGA
- a CDS encoding M15 family metallopeptidase has product MTRRAFLKMAAMTLSAASIFPGNVKELLAVVSPAGDGSSEKLTSQDPPVSDERLKDYLSKVRNPDSFHQDDIILDDMEQQILSMVVQRLARLSQNVGIGHFSTLGFDEALAVARKQSVVGSFTKAELDFLEMIFNRDARDYGFFGTKQVTALVQDIEESGTIKIPQSGNYLYKGESLEKYNLIKKDLGEDLILTSGIRGIVKQFQLFLGKAQRHGGNLSLASRSLAPPGYSYHATGDFDIGQKGLGEGNFSELFTTTPVYKRLAEQGFVDYRYWRDNMLGVRYEPWHIKL; this is encoded by the coding sequence ATGACCAGAAGAGCCTTTCTCAAAATGGCGGCGATGACCTTATCGGCCGCTTCTATCTTTCCAGGTAATGTAAAAGAACTGTTGGCAGTGGTTTCCCCAGCAGGAGACGGCTCCAGCGAAAAACTCACCTCCCAAGATCCACCGGTAAGTGATGAGCGGCTCAAGGATTATCTGAGCAAAGTCCGTAATCCTGATTCGTTCCATCAAGACGATATCATTCTCGATGATATGGAACAGCAGATCCTCAGCATGGTAGTGCAAAGGCTGGCACGTCTCAGTCAGAATGTCGGCATCGGTCATTTTTCCACCCTCGGATTTGATGAGGCCCTGGCGGTGGCAAGGAAACAGTCAGTCGTAGGGAGTTTTACCAAGGCCGAACTGGACTTCTTGGAGATGATCTTTAACCGGGATGCCAGAGATTATGGCTTTTTTGGGACGAAGCAGGTGACGGCACTTGTCCAGGATATCGAGGAGAGCGGAACAATAAAAATTCCCCAGTCAGGCAATTATCTGTATAAGGGCGAGTCGCTCGAAAAGTATAATCTTATAAAGAAGGACCTCGGAGAGGATCTTATACTCACCTCGGGAATTCGGGGGATAGTTAAACAATTTCAGCTCTTTCTCGGGAAAGCGCAGCGGCATGGGGGGAACCTTTCTTTAGCCTCTCGGTCCCTGGCACCTCCAGGCTACTCCTATCACGCCACCGGAGACTTCGATATAGGCCAGAAAGGTCTTGGAGAGGGTAACTTCTCGGAATTATTCACCACGACGCCGGTTTACAAACGACTTGCCGAACAAGGCTTTGTCGATTACCGGTATTGGCGTGACAATATGCTCGGGGTTCGATATGAGCCCTGGCACATTAAGCTCTAA
- a CDS encoding AAA family ATPase, with translation MYKAFYSLKSKPFEITPDPMFLWLGGRYKEALFTMRYGILENKGFLLLTGAAGTGKTTLINALTESLDRTVMWSVLSNPNLPRLDFYNAIAKGFGITKELTSKVQFLIQFSNFLHKAEEEKKKVLLLIDNCHQLSQDLLEELRLLSNIEKSDTKLINIFFVGQREFLDMLAQQGNRAVRQRLALKVDLAPLTALETDSYIRHRLKIAGSEERLFTDKALHSIFRYCQGNPRKSNMVCDQALTLGGLQRRRSIDHKIIEECIRTLNMPPGFNQGASHGLRNGKERRTVSREKFADGERGVGGAGRSTGMKFGLAGAALALGATVLWYQLAKEPIHIRNEADKPASQQTVVETPSGTHSSAVTVVENDRGTPDDQKVVEENQTSQKKNYGDGDFAQPETALRPTAGRVSGLPESGQGDERVVQNPVVLQSAVDKDVPALKVPVTIEAKVTPAIVSGQEATMPPVAPVSVQLLVPSLPAKIILPLAPNSLKLTAEGNREYNGFVELLRQRPRAKLLVKGFVSSTSDSPENIKLSEDRAQAVRRMLVASGIAAEMIQVKGMGNQEPIAPNDTSDGRMKNRRVEIVVVEDGR, from the coding sequence ATGTACAAAGCATTTTATAGCCTGAAATCGAAGCCATTCGAGATAACTCCCGATCCTATGTTTCTCTGGCTTGGCGGGAGGTATAAAGAAGCTCTTTTCACCATGCGCTACGGCATCCTGGAAAACAAGGGCTTCCTGCTGCTGACAGGTGCTGCCGGAACCGGCAAGACGACCCTGATTAATGCGTTGACCGAGAGCTTAGACCGCACCGTGATGTGGTCGGTACTCAGTAATCCGAATCTGCCTCGCCTCGATTTTTATAACGCCATAGCCAAGGGGTTTGGTATTACCAAGGAATTGACCTCAAAAGTCCAATTTCTTATTCAATTCAGTAATTTTCTTCATAAGGCTGAGGAGGAAAAGAAGAAGGTGCTGCTGCTGATCGATAATTGCCATCAGCTGAGCCAGGACCTTCTTGAGGAATTGCGGTTGCTGTCGAATATTGAAAAATCCGATACCAAGCTCATCAATATCTTCTTTGTCGGTCAGCGTGAATTTCTTGATATGCTTGCCCAGCAGGGAAATCGAGCTGTCAGGCAGCGTCTTGCCCTGAAGGTTGATTTAGCGCCTTTGACAGCCTTGGAGACCGACTCATATATTCGCCATCGATTAAAGATAGCCGGCTCTGAAGAGCGGCTTTTTACCGATAAAGCTCTGCACAGTATTTTTCGGTATTGTCAGGGGAATCCTCGAAAAAGTAATATGGTCTGTGACCAAGCGCTCACCCTTGGTGGTTTGCAGCGAAGGCGTTCAATCGATCACAAGATTATTGAGGAATGTATCCGGACACTGAATATGCCGCCTGGGTTTAACCAGGGGGCTTCCCACGGTTTGAGGAATGGCAAGGAGCGGCGTACGGTTTCTCGGGAAAAATTTGCCGATGGGGAAAGAGGTGTTGGAGGAGCGGGCAGGTCGACGGGCATGAAATTCGGCCTGGCGGGAGCGGCACTGGCTCTCGGCGCAACGGTGCTCTGGTACCAGTTGGCCAAGGAGCCGATACATATCAGAAATGAAGCTGACAAACCCGCATCGCAGCAAACTGTGGTAGAAACGCCTTCTGGAACTCATTCGTCGGCAGTTACCGTTGTTGAAAATGATCGCGGTACGCCAGACGACCAAAAAGTGGTGGAAGAGAACCAGACCTCCCAGAAAAAGAACTATGGTGATGGTGATTTTGCCCAGCCGGAAACAGCTCTGCGTCCTACCGCCGGAAGGGTAAGTGGCCTGCCGGAATCCGGCCAAGGCGATGAAAGGGTGGTGCAAAACCCGGTCGTGCTCCAGTCGGCAGTGGACAAAGATGTCCCGGCTCTGAAAGTGCCCGTTACAATCGAGGCAAAAGTAACTCCGGCGATAGTCTCCGGCCAAGAGGCCACGATGCCGCCAGTGGCACCAGTCAGCGTTCAGCTCCTCGTCCCCTCCCTGCCGGCAAAGATCATTCTCCCTTTAGCCCCGAACTCCTTGAAGCTTACAGCTGAGGGGAATAGGGAATACAATGGTTTTGTCGAATTATTACGGCAGAGGCCACGGGCTAAATTGCTCGTCAAAGGTTTCGTTTCTTCTACCTCAGATTCTCCAGAAAACATCAAACTGTCAGAAGACAGGGCGCAAGCGGTACGAAGAATGCTTGTTGCGAGCGGGATTGCCGCAGAAATGATCCAGGTAAAAGGTATGGGCAACCAGGAACCAATTGCCCCCAACGATACCAGTGATGGCCGGATGAAAAACCGGCGGGTGGAGATTGTTGTGGTCGAGGATGGCCGCTGA
- a CDS encoding DUF4492 domain-containing protein, which yields MTSTFFMKIFRLYGGGFQQMTVGKTLWKIIFIKLFIMFAVLKLFFFPNFLNSHFSTDQQKADHVLQQLTGSGGNK from the coding sequence ATGACATCGACATTTTTTATGAAAATATTTCGTCTCTATGGTGGTGGATTTCAGCAAATGACCGTTGGCAAAACTCTTTGGAAGATCATTTTTATTAAACTCTTTATTATGTTTGCCGTCTTAAAACTGTTCTTCTTTCCAAATTTCTTAAATTCGCATTTTTCAACAGATCAACAAAAGGCCGACCATGTTTTGCAGCAATTGACTGGTTCGGGGGGAAATAAATAA
- a CDS encoding cytochrome ubiquinol oxidase subunit I, translated as MGELDLGMVNWARAQFILTAMYHWLFVPITLGLSFLCAFYETIYVRTGREEWKRLTKFWMTLFGINFSIGVATGIILEFEFGTNWSNYSWMVGDIFGAPLAIEGIFAFFIEATFFAVMFFGWERTSKGFHLFSTWMVAIGSNLSALWILIANGWMQYPVGMAFNPDNARFEMQNIWEVVLSPVAVSKFTHTTSSSFVVGSLFVIAVSSYYLLKGRHVDMAKKSIIVATVFGLLSSLFTAMTGDESAFANAHTQPMKLAAYEGLYKGSKGADIVAFGVLNSGKKVGDNTDPFAFEVSIPKGLSLLAKRDMNAFVPGIDDLVYGNKPEGIMPVAEKIAKGKEAITDLAAYKAAGKAGDEQAKAAALQRFKVNQEYLGFGYLSSPEEAVPPVASVYYSFHFMVYVGSGLILFFLLMLWAAMKDRLSEKKMLLRIGVAAFFFAYLASEFGWAVAEVGRQPWAIQDMLPVKMAATNISAGHVQATFLIFFVLFAVLLLAEIKIMLKQIKIGPEGV; from the coding sequence ATGGGTGAATTGGACCTGGGCATGGTGAACTGGGCACGAGCACAGTTCATTCTGACGGCGATGTATCATTGGTTGTTTGTCCCAATAACCTTGGGACTATCGTTTCTCTGTGCCTTTTACGAGACGATTTATGTGCGCACCGGCAGAGAGGAATGGAAGAGACTGACCAAATTTTGGATGACCTTGTTCGGCATCAACTTTTCCATTGGCGTGGCCACCGGGATAATCCTGGAATTCGAATTTGGCACCAACTGGTCTAACTATTCCTGGATGGTCGGCGACATTTTTGGCGCTCCGCTGGCAATTGAAGGGATCTTTGCCTTTTTCATCGAGGCGACCTTTTTTGCGGTGATGTTTTTTGGCTGGGAACGTACCTCAAAAGGTTTCCACCTGTTTTCTACCTGGATGGTGGCCATCGGTTCGAATTTATCGGCGCTATGGATCCTTATTGCCAATGGCTGGATGCAGTATCCGGTCGGCATGGCTTTTAATCCGGACAACGCCCGATTCGAGATGCAGAACATCTGGGAAGTCGTTCTCTCTCCGGTGGCGGTGTCGAAATTCACCCATACCACCAGTTCCAGTTTTGTCGTTGGATCGCTCTTTGTCATCGCCGTCTCCTCCTATTATCTGTTGAAAGGCCGCCATGTCGACATGGCCAAGAAGTCGATTATCGTTGCCACGGTATTCGGCCTTTTATCAAGTCTTTTCACTGCGATGACCGGTGATGAGTCGGCCTTTGCCAATGCCCATACCCAACCGATGAAGCTCGCCGCCTACGAGGGCCTGTATAAGGGTTCAAAGGGAGCGGACATTGTAGCCTTTGGTGTTCTCAACAGCGGCAAGAAGGTGGGTGACAACACTGATCCTTTCGCCTTCGAGGTCTCCATCCCCAAGGGTTTGTCACTTCTTGCCAAACGTGACATGAATGCCTTTGTCCCCGGCATTGATGATCTTGTTTACGGCAATAAGCCGGAGGGAATCATGCCGGTGGCTGAGAAAATCGCCAAGGGCAAAGAGGCTATCACTGATCTTGCCGCATATAAGGCAGCCGGCAAGGCCGGCGACGAACAAGCCAAGGCTGCAGCGCTGCAACGGTTCAAGGTGAACCAGGAATACCTCGGTTTTGGCTATCTCAGTTCCCCGGAAGAGGCAGTGCCACCGGTTGCCTCCGTCTACTATTCCTTCCATTTCATGGTGTACGTCGGATCTGGCCTCATTCTCTTCTTCTTGCTGATGCTCTGGGCGGCTATGAAGGACAGGCTCAGTGAAAAGAAGATGTTACTCCGCATCGGTGTGGCTGCCTTCTTTTTCGCATACCTCGCTTCAGAGTTTGGTTGGGCGGTGGCTGAGGTCGGACGGCAGCCATGGGCGATTCAGGACATGTTGCCGGTGAAGATGGCCGCGACCAATATCTCAGCCGGTCATGTGCAGGCAACATTTTTAATTTTCTTCGTCTTGTTTGCCGTGCTGTTGCTCGCGGAAATCAAAATTATGCTCAAGCAGATCAAAATAGGACCGGAGGGCGTGTGA
- the cydB gene encoding cytochrome d ubiquinol oxidase subunit II has product MIGKLDILTLQQIWWILCSVVGSLFLFLTFVQGGQTLLWQVAKDDREKSLIINSLGRKWELTFTTLVLFGGALFAAFPKFYATSFGGAYWVWMLILFTFIVQAVSYEYRKKPNNLLGAKVYELFLFINGSVGVLLIGAAVGTFFTGSNFTLNAFNQVTWTNPLRGLEAAFSLFNLSLGLFLVFNARVLGAMYLVNNIDFNGVPELEARIRKSCLTSFLLALPFLLYVVVSLLLIDGFAVDKAGVVSMSAHKYLNNLLAMPLVLGLLLIGLVLVILGVTRTSLAKSTTGIWFGGLGTVLVGLAVFFTAGFNGTPFYPSKVDLQSSLTIYNASSSHYTLTAMTYVAIAIPGVLAYVAYVWRQMDSRRIDSRDLADKKAY; this is encoded by the coding sequence ATGATTGGTAAGCTGGATATATTGACACTGCAGCAGATCTGGTGGATCCTCTGCTCGGTAGTAGGATCTCTCTTTCTTTTTCTTACCTTTGTACAGGGAGGGCAAACCTTGCTGTGGCAGGTGGCTAAAGACGACCGGGAAAAATCCTTGATAATCAACTCCCTTGGAAGGAAATGGGAACTGACTTTTACTACCCTGGTGCTTTTTGGCGGGGCCTTGTTCGCCGCCTTCCCAAAATTCTATGCCACCAGTTTCGGTGGGGCATACTGGGTGTGGATGCTCATCCTTTTTACCTTTATTGTGCAGGCAGTCAGTTATGAATATCGCAAGAAGCCCAATAATTTGCTTGGGGCAAAGGTGTACGAGCTGTTTCTATTTATTAATGGTTCGGTAGGAGTTTTGCTCATTGGGGCGGCTGTTGGGACGTTTTTTACCGGTTCAAACTTTACTTTGAATGCCTTCAATCAGGTGACCTGGACCAATCCCCTCCGGGGACTTGAGGCGGCCTTCTCCCTCTTCAACCTTTCCCTCGGATTGTTCCTGGTCTTCAACGCTCGGGTGCTAGGGGCAATGTACCTGGTGAACAATATTGATTTTAACGGGGTGCCGGAACTTGAGGCGCGGATCAGAAAGTCCTGTCTCACGAGCTTTCTCCTGGCCCTGCCGTTTCTGTTGTACGTGGTGGTGAGCCTTCTGCTTATCGACGGTTTTGCCGTCGATAAGGCCGGTGTGGTCAGCATGTCCGCCCATAAATACCTCAATAACCTGTTGGCGATGCCTCTTGTACTTGGCCTGCTGCTCATCGGACTGGTCCTGGTCATCCTTGGGGTGACTCGCACCAGTTTGGCCAAGTCCACCACCGGCATCTGGTTCGGTGGGCTGGGCACCGTGCTGGTTGGCTTGGCGGTCTTTTTTACCGCAGGGTTTAACGGCACACCGTTTTATCCGTCAAAGGTAGATCTGCAGTCGAGTCTTACCATCTATAATGCTTCATCAAGCCATTATACCCTGACGGCTATGACCTATGTGGCAATTGCCATCCCCGGCGTACTCGCCTATGTTGCCTATGTATGGCGGCAGATGGATTCAAGGAGAATAGACAGTCGGGATCTCGCCGATAAGAAGGCATACTAA
- a CDS encoding phosphatidylglycerophosphatase A, producing the protein MNQLIIALATGLYAGKIGKAPGTFGSLAAFLPWLLIKDLSLPVYGFFLGAFFVLGFFVSGSAEKILDEPDAGCIVIDEFLGMFVTLLAAPPHPLAWAIGFLFFRFFDIYKPFPVCWFDTKINGGIGIMMDDVIAGLYAFLSLQLLWWAGSLLF; encoded by the coding sequence ATGAACCAGCTCATTATCGCCCTAGCCACTGGCCTGTATGCCGGGAAAATCGGCAAGGCACCGGGAACCTTCGGATCACTTGCCGCCTTTTTGCCCTGGCTGCTGATAAAAGACCTGTCCCTGCCAGTATATGGATTTTTTCTCGGCGCCTTCTTTGTCCTTGGTTTCTTTGTCTCCGGCTCTGCCGAAAAGATCCTCGACGAACCTGACGCGGGTTGCATTGTTATCGACGAATTTCTCGGAATGTTCGTCACCCTGCTCGCCGCCCCCCCACATCCCTTGGCCTGGGCCATTGGTTTTCTGTTCTTTCGATTCTTCGATATATACAAACCCTTTCCGGTTTGCTGGTTTGATACCAAAATCAACGGCGGTATTGGAATCATGATGGATGATGTAATCGCCGGCCTGTACGCCTTCCTTAGCCTCCAGCTCCTTTGGTGGGCCGGTAGTCTGCTTTTTTGA
- the larC gene encoding nickel pincer cofactor biosynthesis protein LarC yields MTFSTSSPIAYADCFSGISGDMLLGALIHAGFDRQVLTNEIAKLPINGLDLQIYDTTIQSMACVRVQINSDRHQELRTLPAILAILAESDLAEPVINRAKAVFQALAEAEAKVHNIAVEQVHFHEVGALDTIVDIVGSVLGLEYLGIQRLVSSPLPSGHGFIDCAHGRLPLPAPAVCELLKGIPTYGVDLRQELVTPTGAALIASLADDFGTLPPLTITATGYGAGSRTLTNGQPNLLRLIIGKDVTSHESQVVEVIETNLDDWSPEGFPHLTELLFAKGALDITLTPVHMKKGRPGFTLQVISPPACAHPLKEAILIHTTAIGLRFRREERRTLPRETVTVSTKWGELQAKRVQTPEGPIVHPEYEECRQVALRHGLPLAEVYHAVRCAMATSP; encoded by the coding sequence GTGACATTCTCGACTTCTTCGCCCATTGCCTATGCCGATTGCTTCTCCGGGATCAGCGGCGATATGCTCCTCGGCGCCCTTATTCATGCCGGCTTTGACCGGCAAGTCCTGACCAATGAAATCGCCAAGCTACCTATAAACGGACTCGATCTGCAAATTTACGACACAACCATCCAGTCGATGGCCTGCGTCCGGGTGCAGATAAACAGTGACCGGCACCAGGAACTTCGCACCCTCCCGGCAATCCTTGCCATCCTTGCTGAAAGCGATCTTGCCGAACCGGTCATCAACAGGGCCAAGGCGGTATTTCAGGCTCTGGCCGAGGCCGAGGCAAAGGTCCACAACATCGCCGTGGAGCAAGTCCATTTTCACGAGGTGGGTGCCCTGGACACCATAGTCGATATCGTCGGCAGTGTTTTAGGCCTGGAGTATCTGGGTATTCAGCGGCTGGTCTCCTCGCCCCTGCCATCCGGCCACGGTTTTATTGACTGCGCCCATGGCCGTCTTCCCCTGCCCGCCCCGGCGGTCTGCGAACTGCTGAAGGGCATTCCAACCTATGGCGTCGATCTCCGCCAGGAGCTGGTGACGCCGACGGGAGCCGCCCTGATAGCCTCGCTGGCCGACGACTTCGGCACACTGCCGCCGCTAACCATCACCGCCACGGGCTACGGCGCCGGCAGCCGAACGCTCACCAATGGCCAGCCGAACCTGTTGCGACTGATCATCGGCAAGGACGTAACTAGCCATGAAAGTCAGGTGGTGGAGGTCATCGAGACTAATCTTGATGACTGGAGTCCGGAGGGCTTCCCCCACCTCACCGAACTGCTCTTTGCCAAAGGCGCGCTCGATATAACCCTTACCCCGGTGCACATGAAAAAGGGGCGGCCGGGCTTCACCCTCCAGGTCATCAGCCCTCCGGCCTGCGCCCACCCCCTGAAAGAAGCAATCCTCATCCATACCACCGCTATCGGCCTGCGTTTTCGGCGTGAGGAAAGGCGAACCCTGCCCCGAGAGACCGTTACCGTCTCAACCAAATGGGGAGAATTGCAGGCCAAAAGAGTACAGACCCCGGAAGGCCCTATCGTCCATCCGGAATACGAGGAGTGCCGCCAAGTGGCATTGCGCCATGGGCTTCCTCTTGCGGAAGTGTACCATGCAGTGCGCTGTGCCATGGCAACATCACCATGA
- the fmt gene encoding methionyl-tRNA formyltransferase has product MTIEPLRIIFMGTPEFAAATLRALLTGPDQVVAVVSQPDRAKGRGKKVSPTPVKMVAEAAGIPVLQPEKIKTEEFRNGLQSYQPDLIVVAAYGRILPPSILQLAPMGCINVHGSLLPKYRGAAPIQWAVIRSESESGVTIIQMNEGMDTGDMLLKAKIAIDPRETAGSLMEKLAPLGGETLLKAIKGLKNGTIVPIPQDHSQATMAPMLNKDDGRIDWTKSAKEIESLIRGLDPWPSAFCFVGEHRLRLFCPEVVYRDNSSQPGTVLQADRRGILVACGKNALLIHELQPEGKKRMTAEAFCCGHSLDLGVVFGR; this is encoded by the coding sequence ATGACCATAGAGCCGCTGCGCATCATCTTCATGGGAACACCGGAGTTTGCCGCGGCAACTCTCCGGGCCCTGCTCACCGGTCCGGATCAGGTGGTAGCGGTGGTAAGTCAACCGGACCGGGCTAAAGGACGGGGCAAAAAGGTCAGCCCAACACCGGTCAAAATGGTTGCCGAGGCAGCCGGCATTCCGGTGCTCCAGCCGGAAAAGATAAAAACCGAGGAATTTCGCAACGGTCTGCAGAGCTACCAACCGGACCTTATTGTTGTTGCCGCCTATGGCCGGATCCTGCCGCCCAGCATCCTGCAGCTTGCCCCCATGGGCTGCATCAATGTCCACGGCTCTCTCCTCCCAAAATACCGGGGAGCGGCACCGATCCAATGGGCGGTTATCCGAAGCGAAAGCGAGTCCGGTGTGACCATTATCCAGATGAACGAGGGCATGGACACGGGTGATATGCTACTCAAGGCGAAAATCGCCATCGATCCCCGGGAAACCGCCGGAAGCCTCATGGAAAAGCTGGCACCTCTCGGGGGGGAGACCTTGCTTAAGGCAATCAAAGGCCTGAAAAACGGCACCATCGTGCCTATCCCCCAAGATCACAGCCAGGCGACCATGGCCCCGATGCTAAACAAGGACGATGGCCGTATCGACTGGACAAAGAGTGCCAAAGAAATCGAATCCCTCATTCGCGGCCTCGATCCCTGGCCATCGGCCTTTTGCTTTGTCGGAGAGCACCGTTTGCGACTTTTTTGCCCAGAGGTGGTTTACAGGGACAATAGCTCCCAACCCGGCACCGTCCTGCAGGCCGATCGACGGGGCATTCTCGTCGCCTGCGGCAAAAACGCCCTCCTCATCCACGAACTCCAACCAGAGGGTAAAAAACGAATGACCGCCGAGGCCTTCTGCTGCGGCCATTCTCTCGACCTCGGCGTCGTTTTTGGCCGATAA
- the def gene encoding peptide deformylase: protein MSIHKIYKYPEPVLRQETAKISVFDDKLAELVRDMAETMYDAPGIGLAAPQIGRALKLIVVDTTKDKEGEPEYMPLINPEIVAHEGSQVDEEGCLSVLDLTASVKRFKKITVSYQDLHGQPQELTTEDRFAVVLQHEIDHLNGVLFIDHLSPLKRSLYKRKVKKWLADGQEFS, encoded by the coding sequence ATGAGCATTCATAAAATATACAAATACCCGGAGCCGGTCTTGCGGCAAGAAACTGCAAAAATCTCCGTCTTTGACGACAAGCTGGCAGAACTGGTCAGGGATATGGCTGAAACCATGTACGATGCCCCGGGCATCGGACTTGCCGCTCCGCAGATCGGCCGAGCCCTCAAATTGATTGTGGTCGACACCACCAAGGACAAAGAAGGTGAACCTGAATATATGCCGCTGATCAACCCAGAGATCGTTGCCCACGAAGGCAGCCAGGTAGATGAGGAGGGCTGCCTGAGCGTTCTTGACCTCACTGCAAGCGTCAAGAGGTTCAAGAAGATCACCGTGTCCTACCAGGATCTCCATGGACAACCCCAGGAACTGACGACGGAAGACCGTTTCGCCGTGGTCCTGCAGCACGAAATCGACCATCTCAACGGCGTCCTTTTCATCGATCATCTGAGCCCCCTGAAAAGGAGTTTATACAAAAGGAAAGTAAAAAAATGGCTGGCCGACGGCCAGGAGTTTTCATGA
- the plsY gene encoding glycerol-3-phosphate 1-O-acyltransferase PlsY, with protein sequence MDILFPVIGYFLGAIPFGLVIGKLVGADVRKSGSCNIGATNVSRVLGKKFGALTLVCDALKGFVPMWLAGYFLPDTAGRELVITITGVMSVVGHMFPVYLRFRGGKGVATGLGVFLFLSPPAVGISLAIFVAVVALTKFVSVGSLLVSALIPLWLYLLGSSTTVIIAAAVIATLIWIKHHENITRLLHGQEKPWKKANP encoded by the coding sequence ATGGACATTCTTTTTCCAGTAATTGGCTATTTCTTGGGGGCCATTCCCTTTGGCTTGGTTATCGGCAAGTTGGTTGGTGCCGATGTACGGAAGTCGGGGAGTTGCAATATCGGAGCCACCAATGTCAGCAGGGTTCTCGGCAAAAAATTCGGTGCCCTTACCCTGGTGTGCGATGCATTGAAGGGCTTTGTGCCGATGTGGCTGGCTGGGTATTTTCTTCCCGACACCGCTGGCAGGGAACTGGTCATCACCATAACCGGTGTCATGAGTGTCGTCGGCCACATGTTCCCGGTATATTTGCGTTTTCGTGGCGGAAAGGGTGTCGCAACCGGGTTGGGTGTCTTCTTGTTTCTCTCGCCTCCGGCAGTTGGAATAAGCCTGGCGATCTTTGTTGCCGTCGTGGCCCTGACCAAATTTGTCTCGGTCGGTTCACTCCTGGTCTCCGCCTTGATTCCCCTCTGGTTGTATCTGCTTGGATCTTCGACAACGGTAATTATCGCTGCGGCGGTTATTGCCACTTTGATCTGGATTAAGCACCACGAAAACATCACCAGACTCCTGCATGGTCAGGAGAAGCCTTGGAAAAAGGCAAATCCATGA